One genomic segment of Methanothermococcus okinawensis IH1 includes these proteins:
- a CDS encoding beta-propeller domain-containing protein, translating into MIIDNKYNKILNYNVSNPKNPILKWEKDLNGFYVESRVYNGKLYLIIQNLTVNYPIIWNDVKINYNNYYIPIIPDTLLNNFDRTYIISSIDINSGNIAHTIATAGTYETTTHMSKNIYFTYHLRPNENKFFINFLKENSNKYFPENTSNLINEVLDSKIFGDEAKSVEIRIILERYLKTLSNEDRLNLVNRINNDYELYLEEHWEELKKQE; encoded by the coding sequence ATAATAATCGACAATAAGTATAATAAAATACTGAATTACAATGTATCTAATCCAAAAAATCCAATATTAAAATGGGAAAAGGATTTAAATGGTTTTTATGTGGAGTCTAGGGTTTATAATGGAAAATTATATTTAATTATACAAAATTTGACTGTAAATTATCCAATTATTTGGAATGATGTAAAAATAAATTACAATAACTATTACATTCCAATAATACCAGATACATTATTGAACAATTTCGATAGAACCTATATAATATCATCAATCGATATAAATAGCGGCAATATTGCACATACCATAGCTACAGCAGGCACTTATGAAACCACCACACATATGTCAAAAAATATTTATTTCACATATCACCTAAGACCTAATGAAAATAAATTTTTTATTAACTTCTTAAAGGAAAACTCAAATAAGTATTTTCCAGAAAATACTTCCAATTTAATCAACGAGGTTTTAGATTCAAAAATATTTGGTGATGAAGCAAAATCTGTTGAGATTAGAATAATATTGGAGCGTTATTTAAAAACCCTTTCAAATGAAGATAGACTAAATTTAGTGAATAGAATAAATAATGATTATGAGTTATATCTCGAAGAACACTGGGAAGAATTGAAAAAACAGGAATAA